In Erythrobacter sp. F6033, a single genomic region encodes these proteins:
- a CDS encoding NADH-quinone oxidoreductase subunit D, whose amino-acid sequence MTMQIEESPTTDGEVINNYTINFGPQHPAAHGVLRMVMELDGEVIERIDPHIGLLHRGTEKLIEQKTYLQALPYFDRLDYCSPLCQEHSYVLAIEKLLNLEVPERAQYLRVLFAELTRICNHMLNMGAHVLDVGAFTPNLWIMDLREDCMNFFERASGARMHSAWFRPGGVHQDVPEKLLVDIGDWLDNRFFQLFDDAMSLVMDNRIFKQRNVDIAVVSRDDAVAWGFSGPMIRAAGIPWDLRKSQPYDVYDRMEFDIPVGTNSDCYDRFMVRVQEIRESAKIIKQCVAQMPSGPIASDDGKVSPPKRGEMKQSMESLIHHFKLYTEGFHVPEGEVYVATESPKGEFGVYLVSDGSNKPYRCKIRPTAFSHLQAMDFMSKGHMLPDATAILGAIDVVFGECDR is encoded by the coding sequence ATGACAATGCAGATCGAAGAATCGCCCACCACCGATGGCGAAGTCATCAACAATTACACGATCAACTTTGGTCCCCAGCACCCGGCCGCGCACGGCGTTTTGCGTATGGTGATGGAGCTCGATGGCGAAGTGATCGAGCGGATTGACCCGCATATCGGCCTGCTTCACCGCGGCACCGAAAAACTGATCGAGCAGAAGACGTATCTGCAGGCACTCCCGTACTTTGACCGGCTCGATTACTGTTCACCGCTGTGTCAGGAGCACTCCTATGTGCTCGCGATTGAGAAGCTGCTGAATCTCGAGGTGCCGGAGCGCGCACAATATCTTCGCGTTTTGTTCGCCGAGTTGACCCGTATCTGTAACCACATGCTCAATATGGGTGCGCACGTACTCGACGTGGGTGCGTTCACGCCGAACTTGTGGATTATGGATCTGCGCGAAGACTGCATGAACTTTTTTGAGCGGGCCTCGGGCGCGCGCATGCACTCTGCCTGGTTCCGTCCGGGCGGCGTGCATCAGGATGTTCCGGAAAAGCTGCTGGTCGATATTGGCGACTGGCTCGATAACCGGTTCTTCCAATTGTTCGACGACGCGATGAGCCTCGTCATGGACAACCGCATTTTCAAGCAGCGCAATGTCGATATCGCCGTTGTCAGCCGCGATGATGCGGTTGCATGGGGCTTTAGCGGCCCGATGATCCGCGCTGCGGGTATTCCGTGGGATCTGCGCAAGTCACAGCCTTACGATGTGTATGACCGCATGGAGTTCGACATTCCCGTTGGCACCAATTCGGATTGCTATGACCGTTTTATGGTGCGCGTGCAGGAAATTCGCGAAAGCGCGAAGATTATCAAGCAATGCGTCGCGCAAATGCCGAGCGGACCGATTGCGAGCGATGATGGCAAGGTTTCCCCGCCGAAGCGCGGCGAAATGAAGCAGTCGATGGAAAGCCTGATCCACCACTTCAAGCTCTACACAGAGGGCTTCCACGTGCCGGAAGGCGAAGTTTACGTCGCGACCGAAAGTCCAAAGGGCGAGTTCGGCGTCTATCTCGTCAGCGATGGCAGCAACAAACCATATCGCTGCAAAATCCGCCCAACCGCGTTTTCGCACCTGCAGGCGATGGATTTCATGAGCAAAGGCCACATGCTGCCAGACGCGACCGCAATTTTGGGCGCGATTGATGTGGTGTTCGGGGAGTGTGACCGGTGA
- the nuoE gene encoding NADH-quinone oxidoreductase subunit NuoE, which yields MADRTPAHDTPELRERWGSFAWSKANKKTADYHIAKYPDGRQKSAVMPLLDLAQRQVGEETDTQGWLPLPVIEYVAKYIDVPVIRVLEVATFYFMYNMKPVGKYHVQVCGTTPCMLRGSDDIISACKSRGMKMGHVSEDGLWTLTEVECMGNCATAPMVQINDDNYEDLTVERLDAVLDALAKGETPKAGTQEPGRHTSEPKGGATTLKEMVDANHDYRGDY from the coding sequence ATGGCTGACCGTACACCCGCGCATGATACGCCTGAACTCCGCGAACGCTGGGGTTCTTTTGCTTGGTCCAAGGCCAACAAAAAGACAGCCGATTATCACATCGCCAAATACCCTGACGGTCGTCAAAAATCGGCGGTGATGCCACTGCTTGATCTGGCTCAGCGTCAGGTTGGCGAGGAAACCGATACGCAGGGCTGGTTGCCGCTGCCGGTGATCGAATATGTCGCCAAATATATAGACGTACCGGTGATCCGGGTGCTCGAGGTTGCGACATTCTATTTCATGTACAACATGAAGCCGGTGGGGAAGTATCACGTGCAGGTATGCGGCACGACGCCGTGCATGCTGCGCGGGTCCGACGATATCATCAGCGCATGCAAATCGCGCGGGATGAAGATGGGCCACGTCTCCGAAGATGGTCTCTGGACGCTGACCGAAGTCGAATGCATGGGCAATTGCGCAACCGCGCCGATGGTCCAGATCAACGACGACAATTACGAAGACCTGACGGTTGAGCGGCTTGACGCTGTGCTCGATGCGCTCGCGAAGGGCGAGACGCCTAAAGCAGGCACGCAAGAGCCAGGGCGCCACACATCAGAGCCCAAGGGCGGCGCGACCACCCTTAAGGAAATGGTTGATGCGAACCATGATTACCGAGGTGATTACTAA
- the nuoF gene encoding NADH-quinone oxidoreductase subunit NuoF encodes MLADKDRIFTNLYGFQDWGLKAAQQRGDWDGTKALIERGNDAIIEEMKASGLRGRGGAGFPTGLKWSFMPKESKDGRPSFLVINADESEPGSCKDREIIRHDPHKLIEGALVAGFAMRARAAYIYIRGEYIREAETLQKAIDEAYDAGLIGKNASGTGYDFDVFMHRGAGAYICGEETAMIESLEGKKGQPRLKPPFPAGAGLYGCPTTVNNVESIAVVPTILRRGASWFSSFGREGNHGTKLFQISGHVEQPCVVEEEMSIPFRELIEKHCGGITGGWDNLLAVIPGGSSVPLVPAEQIMDAPMDFDGLKDLGSGLGTAAVIVMDKSTDIVRAISRLSYFYKHESCGQCTPCREGTGWMWRMMERLRAGDAAIEEIDMLHEVTKQVEGHTICALGDAAAWPIQGLIRHFRPELEKRIHEHNAQFAEAAE; translated from the coding sequence ATGCTGGCTGATAAGGACCGCATCTTCACCAATCTCTACGGTTTTCAGGACTGGGGCCTGAAAGCGGCGCAGCAGCGCGGCGATTGGGATGGCACGAAAGCTCTGATCGAGCGCGGCAACGACGCCATCATCGAAGAGATGAAGGCTTCCGGCCTGCGCGGGCGGGGCGGGGCTGGTTTCCCGACCGGCCTCAAATGGTCGTTCATGCCTAAGGAAAGCAAGGACGGTCGCCCAAGCTTCCTCGTCATCAATGCCGACGAGTCCGAACCGGGTTCTTGCAAAGACCGTGAGATCATTCGCCACGATCCGCACAAGCTGATCGAAGGCGCTTTGGTTGCTGGCTTCGCGATGCGGGCGCGTGCGGCATACATCTACATTCGCGGCGAATATATTCGCGAAGCCGAGACGCTGCAGAAAGCCATCGACGAAGCCTATGATGCGGGCTTGATCGGCAAGAACGCCAGCGGCACCGGATACGACTTCGACGTGTTCATGCACCGCGGTGCTGGCGCTTACATCTGCGGCGAAGAAACCGCGATGATTGAAAGCCTTGAAGGGAAGAAGGGTCAGCCTCGGCTCAAGCCGCCATTCCCGGCGGGCGCGGGTCTCTATGGCTGCCCGACCACGGTCAACAATGTCGAAAGTATCGCGGTTGTGCCAACGATCCTGCGGCGCGGAGCCTCATGGTTCAGCAGCTTTGGCCGCGAGGGCAACCACGGTACCAAGCTGTTCCAGATCAGCGGCCATGTCGAACAGCCATGCGTCGTCGAAGAGGAAATGAGCATCCCCTTCCGCGAGCTGATCGAGAAACATTGCGGCGGAATTACAGGAGGTTGGGATAACCTCCTCGCAGTAATTCCGGGTGGTTCATCGGTGCCTTTGGTTCCAGCCGAGCAGATCATGGACGCTCCCATGGACTTTGACGGGTTGAAAGACCTTGGATCGGGCCTTGGCACGGCGGCTGTCATCGTAATGGATAAGTCGACCGACATCGTCCGCGCGATCTCGCGCCTCAGTTATTTCTACAAGCACGAGTCATGCGGCCAGTGCACGCCGTGCCGCGAGGGCACCGGTTGGATGTGGCGCATGATGGAGCGTTTGCGCGCAGGCGATGCCGCGATTGAAGAAATCGACATGCTGCACGAAGTGACCAAACAGGTCGAAGGCCACACAATCTGCGCGCTCGGCGATGCAGCGGCTTGGCCAATTCAGGGCTTGATCCGTCATTTCCGCCCTGAGCTGGAAAAGCGCATCCACGAACACAACGCACAATTCGCGGAGGCGGCGGAATGA
- the nuoG gene encoding NADH-quinone oxidoreductase subunit NuoG yields MPKVTVDGQEIEVPAGATVLQACELAGKEIPRFCYHERLSIAGNCRMCLVEVKPGPPKPQASCALPAGEGQEIRTDTPMVKKAREGVMEFLLINHPLDCPICDQGGECDLQDQAVAYGRGGSRYERENKRAVTEKYMGPLIKTIMTRCIHCTRCVRFSEEIAGVDEIGALYRGEDMQITTYLEQAASHELSANVIDLCPVGALTSRPYAFEARPWELKRTLSIDVSDAVGANISLHSKGREVMRSLPRINDDVNEEWLSDKGRYQVDGLSKRRLDKVFMRNGGKLAAASWNEAFDAIAKQLGSKKSSIAAVAGDMVDCETMFAAKTLLKACGSTQVEARQTGMTYDVSNIAAVNFNSTLAGIETADAILIVGSHVRWEAALVNARIRKAVKAGAKVFVVGPEWETTYPAEFLGEDLKVLNRVPKALGDAMKAAERPAVILGGAALAKGALAPALKLVDKFKLVRDGWNGFNVLHMSAARMGSLMLDFTVEGGMADLAKKAPKVLLSLGADEMDYEPFADSLKVYIGHHGDRGAHMADIILPAASYAEKDGTYVNTEGRVQYAEKAVFAPGDAREDWTILRAMADALRVNVGFDSFEELQGAMIKAVPALGEEGLADYGDLPKADSKAKAEGEINAYPIADFYLTNPIARASAVMQQCSQELLHADEMKEAAE; encoded by the coding sequence ATGCCTAAAGTCACTGTAGACGGACAGGAAATCGAAGTCCCGGCAGGGGCGACAGTCCTTCAAGCGTGCGAGCTTGCGGGTAAAGAAATTCCGCGTTTCTGCTATCATGAGCGCCTTTCCATTGCGGGCAATTGCCGCATGTGTCTGGTCGAAGTGAAACCGGGACCGCCTAAGCCGCAAGCGTCCTGTGCGCTGCCCGCTGGTGAAGGTCAGGAAATTCGCACCGACACGCCGATGGTCAAGAAGGCACGCGAAGGCGTTATGGAATTCCTTCTCATCAACCACCCGCTCGATTGCCCGATTTGCGATCAGGGCGGCGAATGCGATCTTCAGGATCAGGCGGTGGCTTATGGCCGCGGCGGATCGCGTTACGAGCGTGAGAACAAACGCGCTGTGACTGAGAAATATATGGGCCCGCTGATCAAGACGATCATGACCCGCTGTATCCACTGCACACGCTGCGTGCGCTTCTCGGAAGAGATCGCAGGTGTCGACGAAATCGGCGCGCTGTATCGCGGCGAGGATATGCAGATCACGACCTATCTGGAGCAGGCCGCAAGCCACGAGCTTTCAGCAAACGTAATCGATCTGTGTCCCGTTGGTGCTCTGACGTCGCGTCCATACGCATTTGAAGCGCGTCCCTGGGAATTGAAGCGCACGCTCAGCATCGATGTGTCCGACGCCGTTGGCGCCAACATTTCGCTGCATTCGAAGGGCCGTGAAGTCATGCGCTCGCTTCCGCGCATCAATGACGACGTCAACGAAGAATGGCTGTCTGACAAAGGCCGCTATCAGGTTGATGGCCTGTCCAAACGCCGCCTCGACAAGGTGTTCATGCGTAATGGCGGCAAGCTGGCTGCAGCGTCATGGAACGAAGCGTTCGATGCGATTGCAAAACAGCTTGGCAGCAAGAAATCGAGCATTGCCGCCGTTGCTGGCGACATGGTTGATTGCGAAACGATGTTTGCCGCCAAGACCCTGCTGAAGGCATGCGGATCCACTCAGGTGGAAGCGCGCCAGACCGGCATGACGTATGACGTCAGCAATATTGCGGCGGTCAATTTCAACTCGACGCTTGCAGGTATCGAGACCGCCGACGCGATCCTGATCGTGGGCAGCCATGTCCGCTGGGAAGCCGCACTGGTGAATGCGCGCATTCGCAAAGCCGTGAAAGCAGGGGCGAAGGTCTTTGTCGTCGGCCCGGAATGGGAAACGACCTATCCGGCGGAATTCCTCGGGGAAGATCTGAAAGTTCTAAACCGCGTTCCCAAAGCACTCGGCGATGCGATGAAAGCAGCGGAGCGTCCTGCGGTTATCCTGGGCGGCGCGGCATTGGCGAAAGGTGCACTGGCACCGGCGCTCAAGCTGGTCGACAAATTCAAGCTCGTGCGGGATGGTTGGAACGGCTTTAATGTCCTCCACATGAGCGCGGCCCGCATGGGTTCGCTGATGCTCGATTTCACCGTCGAAGGCGGTATGGCTGATCTCGCGAAGAAAGCCCCTAAGGTTCTTCTGAGCCTCGGCGCGGACGAGATGGATTACGAGCCATTCGCGGACAGTCTGAAAGTCTATATCGGCCACCACGGCGATCGCGGTGCGCATATGGCGGACATCATTTTGCCAGCGGCGAGCTATGCGGAAAAGGACGGCACCTACGTCAACACCGAAGGCCGCGTCCAATACGCTGAAAAGGCCGTCTTCGCACCGGGCGATGCCCGCGAAGACTGGACGATCCTGCGCGCAATGGCGGACGCTCTTCGCGTGAATGTCGGGTTTGACAGCTTTGAAGAGCTGCAAGGCGCGATGATCAAGGCGGTTCCGGCGCTCGGCGAAGAAGGTTTGGCCGATTACGGCGATCTGCCGAAAGCCGACAGCAAGGCCAAAGCGGAAGGTGAAATCAACGCCTATCCGATTGCGGATTTCTACCTCACCAACCCGATCGCTCGGGCAAGCGCGGTGATGCAGCAATGTTCGCAAGAGCTTCTGCATGCGGATGAGATGAAGGAGGCTGCGGAGTGA
- the nuoH gene encoding NADH-quinone oxidoreductase subunit NuoH, with the protein MTEFFQSFGMSYEWAWTVATLVGIITISLLVMFSVAMVIYVDRKVLGAIMMRRGPNVVGPFGLLQSFADGLKVFLQETIIPSAANKGIFLLAPIITFTVALAAWAVIPFDAGVVVSDINVGLLYILAISSLGVYGVVMSGWASNSKYPFFSAMRAAAQMISYEVSIGFVLVCVVLFAGTFNMSGIVMAQQGHGLGFVNGFFFNPLLFPMFVVFFISALAETARAPFDLTEAESELVAGYQTEYSSMAFALFWLGEYANILLMCSLCTLLFMGGWLPPVEWAPLYYVPGIVWFLLKTFFFFFLFSWIWATVPRYRYDQLMRLGWKVFLPMSLIFVALISGYLMATGHFA; encoded by the coding sequence GTGACCGAGTTCTTCCAATCTTTCGGCATGTCCTATGAATGGGCATGGACCGTCGCGACGCTGGTCGGGATCATCACGATTTCGCTGCTCGTCATGTTCTCAGTTGCAATGGTGATCTATGTTGACCGTAAGGTTCTCGGCGCGATTATGATGCGGCGCGGGCCCAATGTGGTCGGCCCATTCGGTTTGCTGCAAAGCTTCGCCGATGGCTTGAAGGTCTTCCTTCAGGAAACAATCATCCCGAGCGCGGCAAACAAAGGAATTTTCCTGCTCGCGCCGATCATCACCTTCACAGTCGCGCTGGCGGCTTGGGCTGTGATTCCGTTTGATGCGGGTGTTGTGGTGTCGGACATCAATGTCGGCCTGCTCTACATCCTCGCGATCAGTTCGTTGGGCGTCTACGGCGTCGTGATGTCCGGTTGGGCGTCGAACTCCAAATACCCGTTCTTCTCCGCCATGCGCGCCGCTGCGCAGATGATCTCATATGAGGTCTCAATTGGCTTTGTGCTGGTATGCGTCGTGCTGTTTGCCGGCACATTCAATATGAGCGGTATTGTTATGGCACAGCAGGGCCACGGCCTCGGCTTCGTCAACGGGTTCTTCTTTAACCCGCTGCTGTTCCCGATGTTCGTCGTGTTCTTCATCTCGGCCTTGGCAGAGACCGCCCGCGCGCCGTTCGACCTGACCGAGGCGGAATCGGAGCTCGTCGCGGGCTATCAAACAGAATATTCAAGCATGGCCTTCGCGCTGTTCTGGCTGGGTGAGTATGCCAATATCCTGCTGATGTGCTCGCTTTGCACGCTGCTGTTTATGGGCGGTTGGCTGCCACCGGTTGAATGGGCGCCGCTGTATTATGTGCCAGGGATCGTGTGGTTCCTGCTGAAGACGTTCTTCTTCTTCTTCCTGTTCAGCTGGATCTGGGCGACCGTACCGCGGTATCGTTATGACCAGCTGATGCGGCTTGGCTGGAAGGTCTTCCTGCCAATGAGCCTGATTTTTGTGGCGCTGATTAGCGGCTATCTGATGGCGACGGGGCATTTCGCATGA